The following proteins are encoded in a genomic region of Novosphingobium sp. PP1Y:
- a CDS encoding VOC family protein yields the protein MATDLTPTKLTKGAHHVGLAVRDLEEACGFFLDALGFERVGEVPDYPAAFVSDGTTLLTLWQVADPRSARDFDRRSNIGLHHLALSVPDEERLDIVFERVRNHPGTRIEFAPEPIRAGSRTRHFICAMPGGIRIEFATPFA from the coding sequence GTGGCCACAGATCTGACCCCCACGAAGCTTACAAAGGGCGCCCATCACGTAGGTCTTGCCGTGCGCGACCTGGAGGAAGCCTGCGGCTTCTTCCTCGATGCCCTCGGCTTCGAACGGGTCGGCGAAGTGCCGGACTATCCTGCAGCTTTCGTATCCGATGGCACCACCTTGCTGACCTTGTGGCAAGTGGCGGATCCGCGGTCGGCGCGAGACTTCGACCGACGCAGCAACATCGGCCTTCACCACCTTGCCCTGAGCGTACCGGACGAGGAACGCCTGGACATTGTATTCGAACGCGTCCGCAACCATCCCGGCACGCGTATCGAATTTGCCCCCGAACCGATCCGCGCGGGATCGCGAACAAGGCATTTCATCTGCGCGATGCCCGGCGGCATTCGCATCGAATTCGCGACACCTTTTGCATGA
- a CDS encoding nuclear transport factor 2 family protein yields the protein MTGGRTVTRPPLPPFSAASAADKVQAAEDGWNSRDPAKVALAYTPGSIWRNRSEFLQGREAILAFLTRKWEKENDYRLIKELWAHDGNRIAVRFAYEWRDDAGQWFRSYGNENWQFDAEGLMERRIASINDLPIAEEDRLFRWPIGPRPADHPGLSDLGL from the coding sequence ATGACCGGAGGCCGAACCGTGACCCGACCGCCCTTGCCCCCGTTTTCCGCCGCCAGCGCCGCCGATAAGGTGCAGGCCGCCGAAGACGGCTGGAACAGCCGCGATCCCGCCAAGGTCGCCCTCGCTTATACGCCCGGCAGCATCTGGCGAAATCGCAGCGAGTTCCTGCAGGGTCGCGAGGCCATCCTGGCGTTCCTGACACGCAAGTGGGAGAAGGAAAACGACTACCGTCTGATCAAGGAACTTTGGGCCCACGACGGCAACCGCATCGCCGTGCGCTTTGCTTACGAATGGCGCGACGATGCCGGGCAATGGTTCCGCAGCTATGGCAACGAGAACTGGCAGTTCGATGCGGAGGGGCTAATGGAACGCCGCATTGCCAGCATCAACGACCTGCCGATCGCAGAAGAGGATCGCCTGTTCCGCTGGCCCATCGGTCCTCGACCGGCCGATCATCCCGGCCTTTCCGATTTGGGCCTTTGA
- a CDS encoding LysR family transcriptional regulator has product MDRFEALSTFVEIAEHGSFAGAARALGQSPAKMTRTIAALEAHLGVTLFHRSTRSVALSHEGAALLERARGLLADLREAEHLVMGRGAAPQGELRVTAPVLFGRMHVLPVVAGLLADHPGLSARMMLLNRNVRIVEEGIDVAVRIGELSDSTLMRVRLGAVRQVIVASPSYLEQRGTPTEPAELAGHDCIDGSSIRPDNVWRFGEDRSLKVEVQPRLLINDIAARIAAAEAGAGVVNVLSYQVAEALRVGRLVSLLEDRAPPPLAVQLLYHPSRAAMPAVRAFIEAMRARATRDAWRDNRW; this is encoded by the coding sequence ATGGATCGCTTCGAGGCCTTGAGCACTTTCGTCGAGATTGCCGAGCACGGGAGTTTTGCCGGTGCGGCTCGGGCGCTTGGCCAGTCACCGGCAAAGATGACGCGGACCATCGCGGCGCTAGAGGCGCATCTTGGCGTCACCCTGTTTCACCGTTCAACCCGGAGCGTAGCACTTTCGCACGAGGGGGCCGCCTTGCTCGAGCGCGCGAGGGGATTGCTCGCAGACTTGCGCGAGGCCGAGCATCTGGTGATGGGCCGCGGCGCCGCGCCGCAGGGGGAACTGCGCGTGACCGCACCTGTGCTGTTCGGGCGCATGCATGTCCTGCCCGTCGTTGCTGGGCTGTTGGCTGACCATCCCGGTCTGTCGGCAAGGATGATGCTGCTCAACCGCAATGTGCGCATAGTCGAGGAAGGTATCGACGTCGCCGTACGCATCGGAGAACTATCTGACAGCACGCTGATGCGGGTGCGGCTCGGCGCGGTACGGCAGGTGATCGTGGCCAGCCCCAGTTACCTTGAACAGCGCGGAACGCCTACCGAGCCTGCCGAACTGGCTGGGCATGATTGCATCGACGGTTCCTCTATTCGGCCGGACAATGTCTGGCGGTTCGGTGAGGACAGGTCGCTCAAGGTCGAAGTGCAACCCCGATTGTTGATCAACGACATTGCCGCGCGCATCGCGGCTGCCGAGGCGGGAGCCGGTGTGGTCAATGTGCTCAGTTATCAGGTGGCAGAGGCGCTGCGGGTCGGCCGATTGGTCAGCCTCCTTGAAGATCGGGCGCCCCCGCCCCTGGCCGTGCAACTGCTCTACCATCCCAGCCGTGCGGCAATGCCCGCCGTGCGCGCCTTCATCGAAGCGATGAGAGCACGCGCGACCCGGGATGCGTGGCGCGACAACCGCTGGTGA
- a CDS encoding pyridoxamine 5'-phosphate oxidase family protein → MTANFLTTMLGKAARAMQAQAGSRASYAAMESRSDALPDPLGQREAEFIAARDSLYMASVTADGWPYVQHRGGPAGFLRQLGANRIGFADFRGNRQYMSAGNVAEEDRVALILVDYPARRRLKLIGHASRIAVSEDPETVLALMPEGYSAIPEGAFVINVVAFDWNCPQHITPRWTAQDIANMQRSGEWPQI, encoded by the coding sequence ATGACGGCGAACTTTCTCACGACAATGCTCGGGAAGGCAGCACGGGCCATGCAGGCGCAGGCCGGATCGCGCGCTTCCTATGCGGCAATGGAATCGCGATCTGACGCACTTCCCGATCCCCTTGGGCAACGGGAGGCCGAATTCATCGCCGCACGGGACAGCTTATACATGGCCAGTGTCACCGCAGACGGCTGGCCCTACGTTCAGCATCGCGGAGGGCCGGCGGGCTTCCTGCGCCAACTTGGCGCCAATCGGATCGGATTTGCCGACTTTCGCGGGAACCGCCAGTACATGTCGGCCGGGAACGTCGCAGAGGAGGATCGCGTCGCTCTCATCCTTGTCGATTACCCGGCGCGGCGAAGGCTCAAACTGATCGGCCACGCCAGCCGCATCGCGGTTTCCGAGGATCCCGAAACGGTCCTTGCGCTGATGCCGGAAGGTTATTCGGCAATTCCGGAAGGCGCCTTCGTCATCAACGTCGTCGCCTTCGACTGGAATTGCCCGCAACATATCACGCCGCGCTGGACGGCGCAGGACATCGCCAACATGCAAAGGAGCGGAGAGTGGCCACAGATCTGA